The Sphingomonas sp. So64.6b genome includes a region encoding these proteins:
- a CDS encoding TetR/AcrR family transcriptional regulator → MRRPPHSAVAPSEPAPAIDGTRLSRGEMYDLVWSKPMTTIASELGLSGNGLAKICDRLLVPYPTRGYWAKVYAGKDEAQAPLPAAPPGTELHATIAPARSRSRRPRLRLTREERREKILAQGEALVRSEGVHAVSMKRVARELGMSEAQSYNYFNSAAELLAAIARSELVEMNKARLAASRQCTDPQMRYTLTTLAYLRQVATRGEVLQRLLALPDVRAILRGEHEDRRNANRKVFGDVYQEAYRVPPQVSTIVGAMLTAVSLRGGRLLARGKIDLETAERLVMPAIGGGQAHMIDRYGSRS, encoded by the coding sequence ATGCGCCGCCCGCCCCATTCCGCAGTCGCGCCGAGTGAGCCGGCACCGGCCATCGACGGGACCAGGCTGTCCCGTGGTGAAATGTACGACCTGGTCTGGTCCAAGCCGATGACGACGATTGCGAGCGAGCTCGGTTTATCCGGCAACGGATTGGCGAAGATCTGCGACCGATTGCTGGTGCCCTATCCGACGCGGGGATATTGGGCGAAAGTCTATGCCGGCAAGGACGAGGCTCAGGCGCCTCTGCCTGCCGCGCCGCCGGGAACCGAATTACACGCCACGATCGCGCCGGCCCGGTCGCGATCGCGACGGCCGCGGCTGCGGCTCACGCGAGAGGAGCGGCGCGAGAAGATCTTGGCGCAGGGCGAGGCGCTGGTCCGGAGCGAAGGCGTCCATGCGGTGTCGATGAAACGGGTCGCGCGCGAACTGGGGATGAGCGAGGCGCAGAGCTATAATTATTTCAACAGCGCCGCTGAGTTGCTCGCCGCGATCGCACGTTCCGAACTGGTCGAAATGAACAAGGCGCGCCTTGCCGCCAGCCGCCAATGCACCGATCCGCAAATGCGCTACACACTGACGACGCTTGCCTATCTGCGGCAAGTCGCCACCCGCGGCGAAGTGTTGCAGCGATTGCTCGCTTTGCCCGATGTTCGGGCCATCCTTCGGGGTGAACATGAGGACCGGCGCAACGCCAACCGCAAGGTGTTCGGCGACGTGTATCAGGAGGCGTATCGGGTGCCGCCACAGGTCAGCACGATTGTCGGCGCGATGCTGACGGCGGTGTCGCTCCGGGGCGGTCGGCTGCTGGCGCGCGGCAAGATCGATCTCGAAACGGCCGAGCGCCTCGTCATGCCCGCCATCGGTGGCGGGCAGGCGCATATGATCGATCGCTACGGCAGCCGCTCATAG